GAAAGAACCATTCATAACCATTCTTTTAACTTAAAAAACAAAAACTTAGCGTTCCTTGCGTAAATCTTCGCGCTCTTTGCGGTTAAAAAAAGCTTTTTTTCCTACTTTTACTTTTCCAACAATACAACACTCCAAAATGAAAATACTACTTCTAGGTTCAGGCGAATTAGGCAAAGAATTTGCCATCGCTGCACAACGAATCGGACAAACTATAATCGCAGTTGACAGTTACAAAAATGCACCAGCCATGCAGGTTGCACACGGTTTTGAAGTCATTAATATGCTAGATGGCGAAGCACTTGACCGAATCGTAGCCAAACACAAACCGGATTTTATCGTTCCCGAAATCGAAGCCATCCGCACCGAACGTTTTTACGATTACGAAAAACAAGGCATTACGGTTGTTCCTTCTGCAAAAGCCGCTAACTTTACTATGAATCGTAAAGCAATCCGCGATTTAGCAGCAAAAGAACTCGGATTACGAACTGCAAAATATCAATACGCAACATCGGCAGAAGAACTTCAAAAAGCCGTTCAGGAAGTCGGAATTCCGTGTGTTGTAAAACCATTGATGTCTTCTTCCGGAAAAGGGCAATCGACAATTAAAACCGAAAGTGATATCGAAAAAGCCTGGCAGTATGCTGTTGCAGGTTCACGTGGTGATGTTATCGAAGTAATTGTAGAAGCTTTTGTAGATTTCCATTCAGAAATTACGCTTTTAACGATTACTCAAAACGGTAATCCAACTTTATTCTGTTCACCAATTGGTCACAGACAAGAAAGAGGTGATTATCAGGAAAGCTGGCAGCCTGCTTTAGTTTCAGAAAAAGATTTGTACGAAGCTCAGGATATGGCCGAAAAAATTACTGAAGCGCTTGGAGGCGCCGGACTTTTTGGTGTTGAATTTTTCCTGACAAACGAAGGCGTTTATTTCTCTGAACTTTCGCCGCGTCCGCATGATACCGGAATGGTGACTTTGGCAGGAACACAGAACTTCAACGAATTCGAATTGCATTTAAGAGCAATTCTAAGTCTTCCAATTTTCGAAATCACTTTAGAAAAAGCCGGAGCAAGTGCTGTAATTTTAGCTTCGGAAGATTCGACAAATCCAACTTTTACCGGAATTGAAAAAGCAGCGGCTTTACCTAAAACCGATTTCAGGATTTTCGGAAAACCAACCTCAAGACCTTACCGAAGAATGGGTGTCGTTTTAAGTCACGATACACTTTCAACCCCAATCAATGAAGTAACAGAACGCGCCAAAGAAACGGCGAAATTAATAACTGTAAATTCTTAATTATGAAAAATATAGTATTAGCAGCATTTCTTTTTATTGGAATCGCTGTACAGGCACAAAGCAAAAAGAAATTTGACAAACCAACAGTAGTTGAAGCTTCCTGCGGAGAATGTCAATTTGGAATGAAAGGCAAAAGCTGTGATTTAGCTGTCCGTATTGACGGAAAAACCTATTTTGTTGACGGAACATCCATTCACGATCATGGAGATGCACATTCAGATAAAGGTTTTTGCAACGCCGTTAGAAAAGCTTCTGTTACAGGAGAAATTGTAGGCAATAGATTCAAAGCAACTTCATTTACTTTAATTGACGATAAAAAATAATGGCATTAATTCTTGAAAACATTGCCAAACACGTTTCGCTGACCCCGGAAGAACAGGCGCTTTTTTTATCTAAATTAGAAACAAACACATACAAAGCCAAAACGCTTTTATTAAATGCCGGCGAAGTTTGTAAACATTCGTATTTTGTAAATTCCGGCATTTTAAGAAGTTTTAATATCAATGATAATATTGTTGAACATGTCCTTTCTTTTGCCTGCGAAGGCTGGTGGATGAGTGATATGTACAGTTTTTTTTCGCAGAAACCGGGACAGCTTTTTATTGAAGTTCTCGAAGAAGCCGAAGTGGTTTCATTATCCAAAGAAAATCAGGAACAATTGTATCTTGAAATCCCAAAACTGGAACGTTTTTTCAGGATTTTAATTGAAAATTCATTAGTAGCGAATCAACAGCGATTAATGGACAACTTAAGTTTACCAGCCGAAGAACGCTTCGAAAAATTCACTAAAAAATACGGAACATTAGTTCACAAAGTTCCTCAAAAACAAATTGCTTCTTTTATTGGGGTAACACCTGAATTTTTCAGCAAAATGAAAGCCCGGCTTTTGAAGAAATAGATTTTTCCGCCGCGAACCGAACGAAAGTAAACCTACGAAGTAATGCACTCATTTTTATTTTCAATAATTACAGGGAAAAAATTTATGAATTCGCGGCGGAAAAAATTTAAAATTTAAAACATCAATAGCAATTATGAAATATTTCGCTTCAGTACTAATTTTGTTATTAATTCCCTTAAGCCAGAAAACAGACAAACTTAATGGCCGCTACAATTATTTAATTGAAAACGAAAATGTTTACATTCAAAAAGATAAAATTACTTTTAAGGATAGTGTTTTTATTTTTGACAACAAGTTCATGCCGAAAGGAAAGATTTCTTATGGCAATATTATACTATTAGAAAACTTCATAAATACTGATCTAATTATAACTATTTCAAAAGATCAAATTCAAAAAGATACCATTGAATTTTATATGCATGATAAGAGTGGCGGCGGTAATTACCTGGATATAACAAGTGGAAAAGGGAGATTAATTAAGATAAAATAGTTTCTTTTATTTCTTGCCGCGCTTTTTTTGTCATTCCTGTAAAGGTTACTTATTTCGGTAACGGATTTATCATTTCAATTGGTTTTTTTCCATCAATTCCCTGATGTGGTCTTTCATGATTGTAATAATACAAATATTGTAATAATTCCTCTTTCAGTTCTTCTTGCGAATCAAAATCAGTATCCCGTAATAAATCCTCTTCGAGAGTTCTCCAAAAACGTTCAACCTTGCCATTTGTCTGCGGACGGTAAGGTCTTGTGTACCTGTGAACTATTCCTAATTCCATGAGCATTCTTTCAAATGGATGCTGATTTTTTACCTTGCTTGTTTTGATTCCAAATTCAGCCCCATTATCAGACAATATCTCTTCAAATTTTATTTCATAATGACTGCTTAAGATATTCAAGCACTTTAATGAGGCAAACATTACTGTTAAACTCGTGATGTCCGGAACTAATTCTGCCCAGGCAATACGGCTGTAATCATCAATTACACAGACTAAATAGAGTTTTTTGTTTTCTCCGCGAATTACGCTTTTGCTTAAATAATGACAATCAATATGACCCAGCTGTCCCATTCTTTCTTTGATTATTTTCTGATGATTCTTTTTGATCTTCGGAGTTAATCTGTTTATTTTATGCCGCTTTAAAATATTGTAAACTCCAGAATATGAGGGTGTGTATTTTCCCAATTTGGGATTTAAGATACTAACAATTTCATATTTATTGTTTCCCTTTTCCCGTAATTCAACCACTTTTTGTTCTATGAACGGCAAAGGGCGTCTGGTTTTATATTTTGGGCCACGTTTTTGAGGCAGTAAATCTACTGACTTTCCACTTTGTTTATATCGATTATAATACTTTAAAAAACTCTTTCTGCAAGTATCATTGGCCGTATAAAAATCCATTGCCTTCTTGTACAAGGGATGGGTCTTGTTTTTAACTTGTTCATATTCTTTAATTAGAAAACGGTACTTCTCTAAATAGTTTCTTTCCAATGTTGAATCCTGACTATTGTTTCTCATCCCAACAAAATTTATTAAAGTTAAATTTTGTTACCGAATTATCTAACTTTTACAATTCCGACGAAGGAGGAATCTCCGTTAGAAACTCCTCATGTAATATAACCAATCTTTGTAGAGCTACTTGTGGAGATCTCTCCTTCGTCGAGATGACAAGATTGTGGTTACTTTCCGTCTCTAGTTATGAAAACAAAAACTTCTAAATTAGCCCCGATAGAAGTGGAAATCCTTTTGTGTATCGTTTTTTAACGAGACACAAAAGATTGAAACGGATAGCGGGACTGAACGTCTTTTAAAAACCAATGTTTCTGCTTCAAAAAATAAATTAGATAATTTGAGAATGTGTCAATTAGATAATTAAACTTTAAAAGAAAACCTTAGAATCTTAGCAACTTAGAGCCTCAGAATCTTTTCTTAATCTAGGTTAAGTGCTTTTCCTTTACCATGGTGGTATCTTTGTACTATAAAAATAACAAAAGGACAAAATCATGGAAAATATAGTATTACACAAAGCAGAATCAAGAGGAAATGCAAATCACGGATGGCTAAATGCTTATCATAGCTTTAGTTTTGCAAGCTGGTACAATCCGGACAGAATTCAGTTTGGGGCACTTCGTGTTTTGAACGATGATACGATTGCTGCCGGAATGGGATTTGGAACCCACCCTCACGATAATATGGAAATTATTACGATTCCGTTAGAAGGTGACTTGGCTCATAAAGACAGTATGGGAAATACTGAAGTGATCAAAAATGGCGATATTCAGGTAATGAGTGCCGGAACCGGAATTCAGCATAGCGAGTTTAATCCAAACAATGACCAGCAGACTAAATTGTTACAGATTTGGTTGTTCCCAAACAAAAGAAATGTTACGCCGCGTTATCAGCAGATTACTTTAGATGTTGCTGACAGACATAACAAATTATCTCAGGTTTTATCTCCAAATCAAGATGATGAAGGTGTTTGGATTCACCAGGATGCTTGGTTTAATATGGGAAATTTCGATTCTGGAGTTACTGCAGAATATAAAATTAAAAAAGAAGGAAACGGAGTTTACGCTTTCGTTTTAAAAGGAAATGTAACCATCAACGGTCAGGAATTAAATTCTCGTGACGCGGTTGGAATTTCAGGAACTGATACTTTAAACATTAAAGCAAATACAGATGCTGAATTTTTATTAATGGACATTCCGATGAATTATTAATTCAAACAAAAACAATTAAATACCTGTACCTTGAAACGATAATAAATCTGGAAATCAGATTATTATCGTTTCTTTTTTTTAACCTTTAATTGATAAAAAACAAAATAAGAAAGGCTAACTTTATTAATAAGCGGAGAACTGACAGGTTTTAATAACCTTTTAGGTCTGTTCAAAACGAATTAAAATTGGTTATTAAATTATCACATTTTTTATTTCTTAATCTAGGTTAAGTGCTTCAGGACAACTGTCACCGTAACTTTGTCCTATCAAAATGAAACAAATTAATTATTTAAAAAAATAAAATTATGGCAACTACAAAATGGTCAATTGACCCAACTCACTCAGAAATTGGTTTTAAAGTAAAACACATGATGTTTACTAATGTTTCAGGTAAATTTGGAACATACAGCGCTGAAATTACTACAGACGGAGAAAATTTTGAAAATGCAGACATTCAGTTTTCTGCTGATGTTGCGTCTGTTGATACTGCAAATGCAGACAGAGACGGACATTTAAGAAGCGGGGATTTCTTTGATGTTGAAAATCACCCTAAATTAACTTTCAAAGCTTCTTCTTTCAAAAAAATCAATGCAGGAAGCTATGAAATCACTGGAGATTTAAACATTAAAGGTGTTTCTAAAACCGTAACTTTTCCGGTAGAATACAGCGGAATCCTGACTGATCCTTGGGGAAATACTAAAGTTGGTTTGAGCATAGAAGGAAAAATTAATCGTAAAGATTGGGGTTTAAACTGGAACTCTGCTCTTGAAACTGGCGGTGTGTTAGTTGGCGAAGAAGTAAAATTAAACATCGAATTACAATTCGTAAAACAAGCTTAATCTATAAAAATTAGGTTTTAATTTGGTTGGTTAAAAGCCTTGCGTTTACTCGCAGGGCTTTTATTTTTTCCGCCACGAATTCACGAATTATTTTTTTATTTCACGCAGATTTAAATTGATTTGAGCAGATTTACGCAAATTTATTCTTAATCTGCTTAAATCTGTAAAATCTGCGTGAAACCAAAATACCCCCCAAAGATTAATAAAAAAATAATTCGTGAATTACTTCGTCTATTCGCTGTCGCTCGGGTCGTGGCTATCTAACAGTATTCCTAAATTCTGTGGGTGACATTCCGGTTTGTTTTTTGAAGAATCTCGAGAAGTACGAGTAATCTTCGTAGCCGACTTTCAATGCGACTTCGTTTATAGCTAATTGTTTATCCATCAACATTCTTTTGATTTCCAGGATAACTCGGTCTGTGATTACTTCTGTTGCTGTTTTTTGAAGAATTTCGTTGCAAATTCTGTTTAAATGTTTCAGTGTAATATTTAGTTTTTCTGCGTAGAACGAAGGTAGTTTTTCAGTTCTGAAATATTCTTCTAAAAGCGATTCGAACGTATTGATTTTGACGTTGTAGGAATGGGTTTGATGCGAATAGGTTTCATTATATTTTCTCGCTATTTCTATATGAATGCAGTCTAATAAATTCAGTAATTTATCTAATTGATATTTATTATTCTGGCTGTTTTCCTGAATCAGCAAATCAAAATAAGGAAGAATTTTTGGAATTTCATTTTCTTCAAAAACCATTTCCGGCCGGTTATGAATCGAATGATAAAAATTATAATCGTTGATCTTTTTTTGTCCGAAATACAAATTGTACAATTCCTGAGAAAAGATAATGACGAAACCTTCGATGTCTTCGGATAAATTCCAATGGTGCATCTGTCCGGGCTGCAGCACGAAAAGACTTCCTCTTTTGATACCGAATTGGTCAAAATCGACTTCATGCAATCCTGAACCTTTGGTAAAAAAGACCATTAAATAGGAATCGTGACGGTGTGGTTCTTCGACAAAACTGTGACTTTTTAAATGTTCTGCAAAAGTATTGACGTAAAAATCACGATGAATATCGTTACAGCTAAAATTCTGAACACTATAAATTGGATATTTTTTCATAAATGTCTTTTTTGTGCTATAATAAGCGAAGATATAAAAAAGACTTTTAAGTCATTACAAATTACCTTTGTATAAACAAAAATAACAAAGTCATGTCAAGCGCATTAACTCATATTTTAAAAAACGAATGTCCTGTTTGTCACAAAGGAAAAGTTTTTACCGACAAAAATATTTTTTTCAATTTCAGTTTTCCAAAAATGAATGAATATTGCAGTCACTGCCATTATAAATTTCAAAAAGAACCTGGTTATTTCTTTGGAGCGATGTATGTAAACTACGGATTAACAGTAGCTCAAGGAATTGCGACATATTGTATTGCACAATATTTTTTCGAAACCAACTTCGACTTAAGAATCCTTCCAATCATTGCTGTTGTGATTACTTTACTGACTCCTTTTAATCTTAGATTTTCGAGATTAGCGTGGATTTATATGTTCAAGGGTTATACGAGCTAAAAAAATAGTACTTTTGCTTTCCAATTGAAACTAATTTTCAATTTTAAAAAAAGTAAAAATTAAATTAGACAAATGAAAGCATACGTATTTCCGGGTCAGGGAGCGCAGTTCACAGGAATGGGTAAAGACCTTTATGAAAATTCGGCTTTAGCCAAAGAATTATTCGAAAAAGCTAATGAAATATTAGGTTTCAGAATTACAGATATCATGTTTGAAGGCACTGCCGAAGAACTAAAAGAAACTAAAGTTACACAGCCTGCTGTATTTTTACACTCTGTTATTTTAGCAAAAACTTTAGAAGATTTCAAACCGGAAATGGTTGCAGGACACTCTTTAGGAGAATTCTCTGCTTTAGTAGCAAACGGAACTTTATCTTTTGAAGACGGACTTAAATTGGTTTCTCAACGTGCTCTGGCAATGCAAAAAGCCTGCGAAATTACTCCATCTACAATGGCGGCTGTTTTAGGTTTAGCTGATAATGTTGTAGAAGAAGTTTGTGCTTCGATCGACGGTGTTGTGGTTGCTGCAAACTATAACTGTCCAGGTCAATTGGTAATTTCCGGAGAAACTACTGCTGTTGAAAAAGCTTGCGAAGCAATGAAAGCTGCCGGAGCAAAACGTGCTTTAATTTTGCCTGTTGGAGGTGCTTTTCACTCTCCAATGATGGAGCCGGCAAGAGAAGAATTAGCAGCTGCAATTGAAGCAACTACATTCTCTACTCCTATTTGTCCAGTGTATCAAAACGTTACTGCAAATGCAGTTTCTGATGCAAACGAAATTAAAAAGAACTTAATCATTCAATTAACTGCTCCTGTAAAATGGACTCAGTCTGTTCAGCAAATGATCGCTGACGGTGCAACTTTATTTACTGAAGTTGGCCCTGGAAAAGTACTAGCTGGCTTGATTAATAAAATTGATAAAGAAGCTGCTACAGCTAATGCTTAAATTTTGAGTATTCAGCTGTAACTCCTGCAAGATTTCCAAAATCTTGTAGGTATCTAAGCTTAAAAAGGCCTACAAGGTTTTGGAAACCTTGCAGGATAACAAAAAACAAAAAATCCTCATAGACTTTAATCAGTTTATGAGGATTTTGTTTTTTATATACTAAGTTATTTTTTCCAAGGATAACTTTTAATTCTTTTAGACATTTCAATTTTAAATTCCTCTGGAGTCAAGCCATTTTCAAACTCATAATCAAAATTATCTGGCCACCATTCTAGGATTCTTCTAATTGATTCCACTTTTGCTTCTTCCAGAGTTAAACCTTTTGTAAATTCAGCATCAAAATCAAAAGTTTCAGGATCTATACCTTGTCGTCTTGGTTTTTGAATTTCATATTCTGCTGCAGGCTCTTCAACCTTGTCGCTCTTTTTATTTTCTTTAGCCTTGCTCATAACTCCTATTCTTGATTCTTATAAAATTACAAAATAGACTGAATCAAACTTGATCGTTTTTACAAAGCTGTCTTTTCCTTCTTTTTGTAGTTAATAATAAAAACGCCTAAAATAATCAGGATTGTAGCTATTATAAAATCAACAGTAATTTTTTCATTCAAAATCAGCCAGCCAAAAAATACCGCAATTATGGTATTGATATACGCTAAAATAGAAACCTGAACCGGCGTAACGTGTTTTAAGGCATAATTATAGCTGAAAAAAGCAATTACAGATCCAAAAATTGACAAATACAATGCAGCTAAAATACTTGTAGTACTCCATAAATTGACATCGATAGCAGGTGAAAAAATAAATGCCAAAACGATCTGAATGCACGAAGCCATTGTAAACTGGTAAAATAAATTCAGAACTATATTTTTAGATTTATTCCCATGAATTTTGGTATAAATTGTTCCGGCTGCCCAGGCAGTAATCGCAAATCCCATAAACATCATTCCGATTCTGTAATCGGCATCTAAAAAAGATCCCAGCCCATCTTTAAATATAAAAACCACTCCCGAAAATCCTACTATGACTCCAACAAATCCTTTTAAACTTGGCTTTTGTAATTTAAATAAAATACTGCCCAGAAAAATTAATATAGGAGACATAGCACTGATTACCGAAGCCAGTCCGCTTGGCACAGTCTGTTCTGCAACGGTCGTAAAACCATTTGCCACCACAATCATCAAAATAGAAGGAACAAGCTGATGTTTTAAATTTTCCCAGCCGATCCATTTTAATTCTTTTTTGAACAATAAAATTATCATCATGATTATTCCCGCCAATCCCTGACGAATTGAGGTTACAAACCAGGGCGGAATAGTTTCAACCGCAACTCTAATTCCTAAAAATGTTGTGCCCCAAATAATTCCAACAGCCGCTAAGGCAAATATTAATTTATAATCTAAATCTTTTTTCATAAAAATTAAATACCATTAAAAGAAAAGTCCCAAACTATATTGCTATAATCTGGGACTTTAAAATTTATAATTTTATTTCAAAAACTATTTATTTCTCACTTTTTGTTCCCATTTCCAAGCACTTGCCATCGCTTCATCCAGACTTAATTCAGCCTTCCATCCTAAGACGTTATTTGCCTTATCTGTATTTGCGTAAGCCTCAGTAATATCACCTTCACGGCGAGGCATCATCTTATAAGGCAGTTTTTTATCGCTGACTTTTTCGAAACTGTTAATCACTTCAAGAACAGAACTTCCTTTTCCTGTTCCTAAATTGAAAGTCTCTACTTTTGCTAAGTTCTTCTTGTTTAATAAACGCTGCAAAGCAATTACGTGCGCTTTTGCAAGATCCACAACGTGAATATAATCGCGAACAGCAGTTCCGTCAGGTGTTGGATAATCATTTCCAAAAACAGATAATTCCTGACGCAGTCCTACTCCTGTCTGGGTAATAAACGGAACCAGATTTTGAGGAACTCCCAATGGTAATTCTCCAATTTCTGCAGAAGGATGCGCTCCAACCGGGTTAAAATAACGCAGTAAAATTGCGCTTATATTGGTAACTTTAGCCGTATCGTTTATAATTTCCTCGCCAATTTGTTTGGTGTTTCCATAAGGAGACATGGCTGCCTGAACCGGTGCATCTTCTGTAATCGGCATTTTTTCGGCCTGACCGTAAACAGTGCAGGAAGAACTAAAAATAAAGCTCGCTTCCGGTTTTTGCTGTAACCCTTGTAAAAGATACACTAAACTGCTGATGTTATTTTCGTAATATAATAATGGGTTTTCAACACTTTCTCCAACCGCTTTTGACGCCGCAAAATGAATAACACCTGTAACATCCGAGTATTTTTTAAAGAAATCTTCTACAGCTTTCTTTTCTCTTAAATTAATTTTTTCAAAAGCAGGCTGTTTTCCTGTAATTTTTTCAATTCCTTTTAAAACTTCTTCAGAAGAGTTAGAAAGATCATCAATTACTACAACATCAAAACCTACGTTTTGTAATTCAACTACTGTATGAGATCCTATAAATCCAAGTCCTCCAGTTACTAATATTTTCATTATTTGGTTATTTGTGGTTATTTTTTTGGCTGTTATATTATTTTAAAAATTCGATAACGCTGTCAGTTATAAATTTGATCTGTTCGTCATCAAGTTCTGTATGCATTGGTAAAGCAATTACTTCCTGAACTAATTGATTAGTAACAGGAAACTGCTCTTCTTTATAACGAGGATCTAAATATGCTTTTTGAGAGTGAAGCGGAATTGGGTAATAAATTGCACACGGAATTCCTTTATCTAATAAATGCTGCATCAAAGCATTACGATCTGCATCGATAATTCTTAATACATACTGATGAAAAACGTGATCGTTTTCATTTGCATCAAATTCCGGAGTAATAATTTTTGCGTTTCCGGCAAAAGCAGCATTGTATTTTGTTGCAGCCAGACGACGTGCCTGATTATATTCATCCAGTAAAGGCAATTTTGCATTTAAAACACCTGCCTGAATACTGTCTAAACGTGAATTAACACCCACAACATCGTGGTGGTAACGCTCATACATTCCGTGATTTACAATACCGCGGATGATGTGCGCCAATTTATCATCATTTGTAAAAATAGCTCCTCCGTCTCCGTAGCAACCTAAATTTTTAGAAGGGAAAAACGACGTTGCCGCAACATGCCCGATAACTCCAACTTTTGTTTTTGCTCCGGATTTCGAAATATAATCAGCACCAATTGCCTGAGCATTGTCTTCGATTACATATAAATTATGTTCTGCTGCAATTTCCATAATCGCGTCCATATTGGCAGCGCGTCCAAATAAATGAACCGGAACGATTGCTTTTGTTTTTGGCGTAATTGCTTTTTTAACAGCCTCAATATCGATATTCATGTTGTGAAGATCAACATCAACTAAAACCGGAGTCAGCTGCAGTAAAGCGATAACCTCAACTGTAGCTGCAAAAGTAAAATCGGCAGTAATAACCTCATCGCCAGGTTTCAGGTCCAGTCCCATCATAGCAATCTGCAAAGCATCTGTTCCGTTTGCACAAGGAATAACGTGTTTTGCACCTAAATAATTTTCAAGATTTTTTTGAAACTGATGAACTAAAGGTCCGTTAATGTAAGTATTGGTATCTAAAACTTCCTGAATTGAAGCATCTACAGTAGATTTTATTTTTTCATATTGACTTTTTAAGTCAACCATTTGAATTTTTTTCATTTTTGAATGTATTTAAAATTAAAGACACTGTTTTTAACAACAGAAATCTCTAAAGGGAGGAACAAAAATAGTTATTAATAGCTTCAAACCAATGAAAATAGTCGAAAGAAATGTAATTTAGCCACAAAAATTATTAGATGCTTTTTTTATACAATTTAACCATATACGTCGCAGGATTTTTCTTAAAAATCATAGCACTGTTTAGTCCGAAAATTAAGCTTTTTGTTGAAGGCCGGAAAAACGTCTTTCAAACTTTAGCAGAAAAAATAAAACCCAATGACAAAACCATCTGGTTTCATTCTGCTTCACTGGGCGAATACGAACAGGGACTTCCTGTTATTGAAAAAATCAAAGAAAAATATCCCGAGCATAAAATCATTGTATCCTTTTTTTCACCATCTGGATACGAAGTGCGTAAAAATAACACAGTCGCAGATGCTACAATCTATTTACCACTTGACACAAAACGAAATGCAAAGAAATTTATTAAACTGGTTCACCCTGAATTTGCTTTCTTTATTAAATACGAATTCTGGCTTAATTATCTCAAAGAATTAGAGAACAACCAAATTCCAACATATTTGGTTTCAGGAATTTTCAGAGACAAACAAATGTTTTTTAAATGGTACGGCGGTTTTTACAAAAAAGCGCTTAATGCCTTTACTTACTTTTTTGTACAGAACCAAAGCTCCAAACAAAAAATTGAAAGCATTGGTTTTAAAAATGTCATTGTTTCCGGCGACACGCGTTTTGATCGTGTGAACGCTATTTTGGAAAGAGATAACAGCCTGGATTTTATTGAAAATTTCAAAAACAATCAAACTACAATCGTTATAGGAAGTTCATGGCCAAAAGACGAAGTTCTAATTTCCGAATATATCAATCAGGCTCCGGACAATGTGAAGTTTATTATTGCCCCGCACAACATTAAAGCTGATCAGATTTCCAACCTTAAATCGCAGATTTCTAAATCGGTCGTTTTATATTCTGAAAAAGAAAACAAAGATTTATCAAACTGCAATGTGTTTATAATAGACACAATAGGTCTTCTGACCAAAATTTACAGTTATGGAACCATCGCTTATGTTGGAGGCGGATTTGGAAACCCGGGAATCCATAATATACTGGAACCAGCCGCATTTGGAATCCCGATTGTAATAGGCCCAAATTATTCTAATTTTGCAGAAGCTGTTTCGCTGACCGAACTTGGAGGCTGTATACCAATATCCAATACAAACGAATTGAAAGAAATTTTTGATCGGTTATTAACTGACGAAAACTTCTTAAAAGAGAAAAGCGAAATTTGCAAATCATTCATTCAGAACAACAAAGGAGCAACTGAGACCATTTTGAGAGTTGTTTCATAACAGATCTTGTATAAGATACAATTTTAAGATTTATTTGCGCTAAAAAAACCAAAGACTACTGTTTTATTCCTTTTTTAAAATGATGCAATACTCTTAAAAAACAAAATAAACTGCAAAGCTCTTAATTCAAACAGCCAATTGTTCTAACGAATATTCAACAAAAAATAATTTAAGCCAAACATTAAATAATTTAAGATAATTTTATAATTTTGGCATATTCTTTGATAAATAAGATAAACGTGAGTAAGGAAAATATTTTAAAAAAAAAGTGAAAAAATATTTTACATATTAAAAAATTTATATCTTTGCCACGAATTAATAATTAACCTTTTATAATAAAGTAAGATGAAAAAAGTATTTTTAAGTTTAGCTGTTGTTGCTGTTTTAACTGTTGTATCTTGTAAAAAAGCTGACGCTGCAGCTACTGAAAACGTAGATTCTACTGCTGTTGCTGTTGATTCTGCTGCTGCTGTAGTTGATTCTGCTGCTACAACTGTTGACTCTGCTGCTGCAAAAGTTGACTCTGCTGCTACTGAAGCTACTAAAGCTGCTGAAGAAGTAAAAAAATAATTAGAACCTAAATTCTAAAGATTTTAAAACCATCGAAATC
This portion of the Flavobacterium gelatinilyticum genome encodes:
- a CDS encoding DUF983 domain-containing protein codes for the protein MSSALTHILKNECPVCHKGKVFTDKNIFFNFSFPKMNEYCSHCHYKFQKEPGYFFGAMYVNYGLTVAQGIATYCIAQYFFETNFDLRILPIIAVVITLLTPFNLRFSRLAWIYMFKGYTS
- a CDS encoding 3-deoxy-D-manno-octulosonic acid transferase, which gives rise to MLFLYNLTIYVAGFFLKIIALFSPKIKLFVEGRKNVFQTLAEKIKPNDKTIWFHSASLGEYEQGLPVIEKIKEKYPEHKIIVSFFSPSGYEVRKNNTVADATIYLPLDTKRNAKKFIKLVHPEFAFFIKYEFWLNYLKELENNQIPTYLVSGIFRDKQMFFKWYGGFYKKALNAFTYFFVQNQSSKQKIESIGFKNVIVSGDTRFDRVNAILERDNSLDFIENFKNNQTTIVIGSSWPKDEVLISEYINQAPDNVKFIIAPHNIKADQISNLKSQISKSVVLYSEKENKDLSNCNVFIIDTIGLLTKIYSYGTIAYVGGGFGNPGIHNILEPAAFGIPIVIGPNYSNFAEAVSLTELGGCIPISNTNELKEIFDRLLTDENFLKEKSEICKSFIQNNKGATETILRVVS
- a CDS encoding DMT family transporter — protein: MKKDLDYKLIFALAAVGIIWGTTFLGIRVAVETIPPWFVTSIRQGLAGIIMMIILLFKKELKWIGWENLKHQLVPSILMIVVANGFTTVAEQTVPSGLASVISAMSPILIFLGSILFKLQKPSLKGFVGVIVGFSGVVFIFKDGLGSFLDADYRIGMMFMGFAITAWAAGTIYTKIHGNKSKNIVLNLFYQFTMASCIQIVLAFIFSPAIDVNLWSTTSILAALYLSIFGSVIAFFSYNYALKHVTPVQVSILAYINTIIAVFFGWLILNEKITVDFIIATILIILGVFIINYKKKEKTAL
- a CDS encoding DegT/DnrJ/EryC1/StrS family aminotransferase, with product MKKIQMVDLKSQYEKIKSTVDASIQEVLDTNTYINGPLVHQFQKNLENYLGAKHVIPCANGTDALQIAMMGLDLKPGDEVITADFTFAATVEVIALLQLTPVLVDVDLHNMNIDIEAVKKAITPKTKAIVPVHLFGRAANMDAIMEIAAEHNLYVIEDNAQAIGADYISKSGAKTKVGVIGHVAATSFFPSKNLGCYGDGGAIFTNDDKLAHIIRGIVNHGMYERYHHDVVGVNSRLDSIQAGVLNAKLPLLDEYNQARRLAATKYNAAFAGNAKIITPEFDANENDHVFHQYVLRIIDADRNALMQHLLDKGIPCAIYYPIPLHSQKAYLDPRYKEEQFPVTNQLVQEVIALPMHTELDDEQIKFITDSVIEFLK
- the fabD gene encoding ACP S-malonyltransferase — encoded protein: MKAYVFPGQGAQFTGMGKDLYENSALAKELFEKANEILGFRITDIMFEGTAEELKETKVTQPAVFLHSVILAKTLEDFKPEMVAGHSLGEFSALVANGTLSFEDGLKLVSQRALAMQKACEITPSTMAAVLGLADNVVEEVCASIDGVVVAANYNCPGQLVISGETTAVEKACEAMKAAGAKRALILPVGGAFHSPMMEPAREELAAAIEATTFSTPICPVYQNVTANAVSDANEIKKNLIIQLTAPVKWTQSVQQMIADGATLFTEVGPGKVLAGLINKIDKEAATANA
- the galE gene encoding UDP-glucose 4-epimerase GalE, which codes for MKILVTGGLGFIGSHTVVELQNVGFDVVVIDDLSNSSEEVLKGIEKITGKQPAFEKINLREKKAVEDFFKKYSDVTGVIHFAASKAVGESVENPLLYYENNISSLVYLLQGLQQKPEASFIFSSSCTVYGQAEKMPITEDAPVQAAMSPYGNTKQIGEEIINDTAKVTNISAILLRYFNPVGAHPSAEIGELPLGVPQNLVPFITQTGVGLRQELSVFGNDYPTPDGTAVRDYIHVVDLAKAHVIALQRLLNKKNLAKVETFNLGTGKGSSVLEVINSFEKVSDKKLPYKMMPRREGDITEAYANTDKANNVLGWKAELSLDEAMASAWKWEQKVRNK